ACGGGGCTCGACTCGACATCGACCACGATCACGGTGAGCTCGCCGTGGACCGGCAGGGAGACGCGGATGCGGTAGCACTTATAGCGGTTCCGGATGCCTAGGGATTCGCTGGAGAGAATCTTCCCCCGGACACCAAGCATGGTCCCCGAAAAGCGCTTCCACTCCATGCCCGGGGTGGCGGCGGCGAAGCTCTGCCATGTCTCCCCGGTAAAATCGCCGGTTTCCACCACGGCCATCAAGTCGGTATCGGCAAGGGCAGGCCATGTCTCCGGGTCCGCCTCCAGCGTACGGCCTGCATTGTAGATCGAGGCGCGGAGATCCCCGGCGACCAAAGGCGGCAACTCGTCGCGGCGGAAGGAATGCCAGCCCTCCAGAAACGATACCAGCAGGCAGGTGACCGCCATCAGGCGGAAGCCCCAGTGCCTGAGAACCAGCAGCGCGAAGAGCCCCGCGATCAAGCGCAGCAACCACGGCGTGGCGTAGTAGATCACCGCGGCGAAGATCGTGGTGTCCCTCCCTCTGAAAATGATGCCGGCCCA
This portion of the Luteolibacter luteus genome encodes:
- a CDS encoding endonuclease/exonuclease/phosphatase family protein — its product is MKRDRWLRLIRFVAIAGLLLAWAGIIFRGRDTTIFAAVIYYATPWLLRLIAGLFALLVLRHWGFRLMAVTCLLVSFLEGWHSFRRDELPPLVAGDLRASIYNAGRTLEADPETWPALADTDLMAVVETGDFTGETWQSFAAATPGMEWKRFSGTMLGVRGKILSSESLGIRNRYKCYRIRVSLPVHGELTVIVVDVESSPVLPRGPAMAGVLAAASSDPRVIVLGDFNTPPESRWYQHWRPTLTLANDGPRRGFRETWAYGFPLLTLDQIWTGNLWQAVSTEKIRHRSDHSQLKVVLEPRTPGQS